ACTCGCTGAGGAATATGGTCGAGTCGGGTGAATGTGTGATTAATATAATCTCTGAGCATTTTGTCGAGGCCGCTAACGCGACCGCTATCAATGCACCGTACGGAGTTTCCGAGTGGGAGGTTTCCGGCCTGCACCAAGCGCCTTGCTCTGTCGTCCAAGCTGCCCGTGTCAAGGAGTCAATGTTCTCGATTGAAGGCAAGCTCGTCGAGACTAAGGAGTTCCAGAGCAGAACGACGGGTAAGACAACAGGTACTCTGGCTATTATCGAGGGGGTCCGGTTCTGGGTGAGGGATGACGCTATCAACGAGGACAAGAGCATTATCGACCTCAAAGTCCTGAAGCCCATCAGTCGGCTCGGAGGTATCTCATATGGGCGTACCACTGATGCCATCGAAATTCCGAGACCAAACTTCTAGATGACTGTGCAGCACTTCAGCGGGATGAAGGTCATAAAATATAGACATGCTTATCACATCCTAGAATTCTTCATTCAGAGTCAACTCGAGCCGTTCTCATAATCCGTGCTCGTCGGTGTTCCATTGATAGATAGGCGCGTAGATATGACATGTCACAGATCCCGGCGCCTTGATATTCGGCTCATTTGTGACTATTGAGAGCACAAATGGAGATTTACAGGCCATAGAAGGTTGCGTTTCAAATTCGGTCAAAGCTTGGTTCAGCAACGTGCCACTGTACAAGATTAGATGGCTCGGTTCACACCACGGTACGTGGGGAATAAATATTATCGACGCCTCCACCAGCAGATTTGTTGAGGGCTTCTAGCCTTCCATGTAGGCTTCGAGGCTCGTTCTGTTGTCCGATTGTGGAACTCGGACTCACTCCGGTTAAGTCCATTGAGCTAGGCCCATGGAAGCCTACTCCCCCATGGACTAGTGATTCTGTCAATCCATTAGTTCGCCATTCTCCGGCTAAAttcgtcttcttctccagatgAAGAGAATTCTCTCCGACGGTTGGCCCCTGCAGGAACGGAAGCTCAACATGGAGATCATGCAACAGGAACACTTCATGATCCTAATATTAGTAGCTTTCTGAAAACCCGACGAACCATGTACATGTTGGACCCGCAACCTAGAGAAACGGGGGATTTACAGAATCGCAGAAATAAGGAAGTATTCGGGTTCATTGCCCTGATCGATAGTAGCTGTATGCTGGACCCAGTTTGAATAGATCAATACATATTTGAATCACGGGACAAGAAGTTGTAGAATCTAGAACCATGGGGAGGGTCACATGGTGGTCCCTAGTTTTTTTGGGGCCCCAGCGAGGGCGCGGAAGACGGAGAACACATCACCTGCCTTACCTATCCTCCATCCATACCTGGCTGCTCTCCGCCTAATTTttatctacggagtatatacCTGTATCTTTTTTTACATTTGATACCATTCCAGTTTTGTCTCCCTGCTATTTTACATCGGAGTGATCAAACCAGTCTATGAACAGGTCCGGCGTCTTTTGGAGCCAGTGTGGCCAAGCATTGCGCAAATAAGGGCACAAAACCTCGGCCATCCTAATTCGGTACAAGAGCATAGTCGCTTGAGATGAGCTATGGAAATGCAACGGTGATAATCGCTGACTGTTCAAGTAAAGATAATATTTGATCAATACATGACCTATAGTCCTGCTGACGCATTGATTAGAATAATCATTGTACCGTGCCCTTCCCCTCACCACCCACATCCCCCTCTTACGACCTTGCGCCCGCCGCACAGTTGAACAACGTCCATGgagttttctcttctgctggTGCTCCGTCCCATCGATTATCCTCATCTGTGTCGCCGGAATCTACGGAAATCCTAGCGCCCCTCGCTAACTCCCGGGGATCTGGCTCTCGGTCCCGATCAATTGCTCCAGCGTCGGGAAGGATCAACTACTGGATGTGACATGTGTTGTGACCACGGCTGAATATTCGCTCGCAATGAGCCATTCGTCTCCTGTGAAGAACGGCGGCAGTAATGTTCCTCCTGCAAGGCAAATACGTTTTGTCTCAAGCGATGGACAGCCCCAGCCGAAGCGCCGTCGAGTCAATGCGGCGTAAGCTTGCCTTCATGACAAATGTTCTTTCCCGGGCTAACCGTAGCTTTATTTGGCTCCTATAGGTGTCGGACATGTCGCAAGCGGAAAATAAGATGCTCTGGTGAACAGCCAGGTGAGAAGCTGATGCCGCACTTATATACTTATCGATGCTATTACTGATGACCTGTCGCCCTAGTGTGTAAAACTTGCTTAGATTACAAACATGTCTGTTTAGGGTATAGCGAACCTTTGACTCACGCTCGAACGCATTCAGAAAACGCATCACAAACGCCCGGCCTCACCCCTCTGCCCTCTGCTAATGAGAGACCAAACCCTCGAACGGTCAAGAGTCAAAGTCCAGATGGCCCTTTACAGTATGATCAATCCGCAGGCGGCGGCCTGGACCGGAAGGTCGATCATACAAGCTCTCAGGATGCCCTTGTGTCAAGAGAACCACCCTTGAGCAACATTCGTGAGTCGGAGCACCATACAACGGGAGCAAGTCCGGAAAGCAGTATGTTGTATTGGTGAAACCCGGTCACaattggtataatcagctgCATTGACTCACATTATCTTCAAAAGGTCGGACCTCTCTAAGCTCAAGCCATCGCACGCACGTTCCTTATTTTAGATATTTTGGACCGACAGCCATTGTCCCTGGCTTCAAACAGATGGTTAGTGTTTTCGCCCAGCCTCTTGCTGCGGGAGCTCCCATTTGCTTATTTTGCCTGCAGGTAGTACAGGTGCGCGGGTCTCGCAAAAGCAATACGTCGTTGTCTTCAGGTATGTTTTCAAAGCATTTTATGCTTATGACCCCCTGTGGCTAGTGTTTTCGCTTGCTTCTGACGGTTTCGAGCGATCACAGAGTCCCTTTCGCCTCTTCGAAGTCCAAAGTCTGGAAACGTAGGCATCGGTCATATAGATTCGCTGATCGATAACCGTGAGTTCCGAGACGCGAATACCATTCCGTTCTATGACCGAAACGATACTTTACCTGTCAGCAACCTGGTCATGCACCTCTGCGACTTGTTTTTCGTTCATCTGGGCTGCAGTTTTCCATTCTTGCAGCGAGATCGGTTTCTTCGTGACCTAAAGGATAAGAAAGTTGACACCATGCTCGTTGACGCAGTCTGTGCTTTGGCTGCGAGATTTTCGCCACACCCACTATTGGGCCCACCTCAGGCGCCCTCTATCGATGGCTCAGAGTTGGAGACTGACGTGAAGAACTCAGACCGCGGTCAGGCATTTGCCCATAGGGCAATGGGCGCCTTGGTCGACTCGCTTTCATGCCCCACCCTTTCTGTTGTTCAAGCCTGTCTTTTGCTGGCCTACGAACAATTCGGATCGAATCATGACAGTGGTCTCTGGATGTATCTAGGTATTGCCATTCGAATGGCTCAGGATCTTGGAatgcagaagctgcagggACTGCAACACAGTTATGGGCGGAGGGGCGTGACTCCAAGTGCAGTTGTGTCTGGACGGGCAGGGCAGCTACGGGAGGAAGAATATGATCAAAGCAATGATGCTCAAGTCCCGTTAAGCCCAAGCGCCGAGATGAATCATAGTGAGGACCATCGCGCCTGGGAGCGTGAGAAAGTCGACACGTTCTGGAGCATTTTCTTCCTGGATCGTGTAATCTCCTCTGGTACTGGGAGGCCAGTCACGCTACGGGACGAGGAAATAGAGTTATGTTTCCCGCTACAGTCAGAATCGAAACTATCGAACGGCTGGCCTGCACCGTTCCCACCACTCATTCGCATCATACACCTTTACGGAAGAGTCACGGATCTGATCAATGGTATACAGGATGCAAACCATGTCACAGCAGAGACATTGAAGAGACTTGCCGGGATGGAAAGTGATCTGACAGGTAGGCAGTCATCGTTCCCCTACTCCCCAAGGATCTGGTCCCCTCATAGACTTACATATTTTTCCAGGCATCTACCAGCGATTGTCACCCAGACTGCATTTTAATGCGGCCAATTTCCAGGCCTACGTGAAAGCGAAAGAAGGAACAAATTTCATACTTCTCCATTTTGTGAGATAATCTCCAACATCCACATTATTTTGGCTCTTGAACTAACATACATGAAGTGGTTTCACACCCTCATTGTTCTCCTTCACCAACCGACTCTCCTGAATTCGTTCGGCGGCACAATACAGCATCTCTACCCAAACAGCAGAGAATTGTCGATGTCCTCAGCCAAGACAATAGCCGATATTCTATCTTTCTCTGAGCTTGTTGATGGGAAGAGCTTTATCGGCAATCCATTCACGAGTCAGCCAATGTACATTGCTGCTTGCGCTTTTCTCATGGAGAGCGCATATTATTCGTCCCCCCCTTCGAGGTCCGGTTCCCCTCCGTGTCAACCGCTTCTCAATGACCAGTCTAGTGGCTTCGTGATGCCAAATATGGACTCTTCTTCGGAACGGAAGTCGAGCGCTAAGCATATACTTCTCGCCTCCGCTGCCCGAGAAAACTATCAGCGTTGCTACAAAGCCCTAAAGGCTCTTGAGACATATTGGGAGGGTACTAGGTATATTCTAACAGTTCTAGATCAGAAGGCTAAGGGTATCGTTGATCCATTACTCTATACTGAAGAGGAGATGGAAAATGCAACAGAGacatttcctcttccgcccTCCGCTGCTTCCACCTACCGACAAGCAAAGTCACCATTGAGTGCCACCGTCGAGCCAAAAAAGGCAGCAAGTGCTGCAAATTCCTCTACGCAAGGCAGGGTATCACCGAGGATCGACCCGGGGCAAGGTATAACAATCATGACATAGCGGCACTTCACAAAATAGACAGCTAACGTATTTTTCCTAGCCATTGGGTGGGCTCTTACTGGAGCCACCAACTCTTCTCAACCAAATCTCAGCTTGTTATACCAGATGCCAGCCTCTCAAGCCAATTATGACTCGAATAGACCTACCTATTCTTCTCAGTATAGTCACAGCTACCCCCATCTGCCGGCGCAAGATTCGAGCTCGTATCCGCAGTCAGTGGAAACGACGCGAGCTTCGGGCGCGGCACAGTCTTCATCCGTTTCTAATGGCTCCGCGAAATACGGTTCGCTTGTCCCTCCTGGACGAGTTGCTGCTTCCGATGCCAACCTTCTACTGGGCCTAAATACATCATATTCTAACCGAGCAGATAACACATCAAATACTCAACCAAATTACACCCAGGGCCTCACCTCTTCGCCCTCGTCTCAACTGCAACCTCAACCCTCTCACTTCAGTTACACAGTGGCATCTGCACAGAGTGAACGGCATGCAGGTAACAGCCATATAGATCTGCAATCGACACATCTACAATCCAACATGGGCTCAAACTTCGGTGGGGTCTTTATAGAAAGCCAGGATGTCGATGTGAATGCACTCCAACAACAAGAGCATTTTCCATTTCCCTTTAATGGTGAAATTCTACCTTACCTTGAATATTTACCGCAAGATGTCCTCCATTACTTTGAGGAACAACAGAATTACCCTCTTATGAGCGCAGACGAAAATCATACCCGACCTTCGGAATGAATTCATGTCACCTTACATCTGATGACTGTATGAATATACGACCGGTAGTTTGTCACCTTCAGTTATGATTGAGTGGAAGAAAGTCACGTCCAACGCCTTGGCTTTGCATATGCATTTTAATCAAGCGTAATCCGCTATTTACTTCGTTCCGCATCAGTCCTATACTTCGATTCAGCGAGCAAGCATTTGTCAGGTAGCCACAAACGAACACTCGTCATGTATTGTAAATATCTGATCTGGGGTAAACCATATCACCCTCACGACAGCGTACTGATCGCATTCCGTATCTATAAACTGAATTAAAAGTCATTGTCCTAAGTTGAGCCCATTGGCAATATTGATGGATGCAACCATCACTTGTAGTGTGTGCTGAGAATGCAGACGGCCCTACGTTTATGGGTAGATGCTTAACTGCTATTCCTATTTCCGGAAATTCCCAATTCGAATACTGAGTAAATGACCCTGTCAGATAATAATTAAAGGCCCTATAGAGCTTTCATCTATCGAACGAAGCCTTGCGCCAAGCAGAGCTGATCAAGGAGGTTTGACCAGTCGCTAAGGTAGAGTAGACCGCCATCTCCCCATGCATGGTTGCCCTGCACAACCAGAGGATGAAAACACCAGCAACAACTCATCAGGTGGTTGCTGTAAGGACGACcgtttcttcatcaatggGATGCTCAATTTGTTCCTTCTATTCTATCTTCAGGAGAAAAAGTTAtacatctccatcttcaaacATTTTTCGTTGATGATTTGCATGTTTAGCAGCGCTGTTTACTTTATAGATACCCGTGTCCGATAAGTCGCATTCCCAACATTAAAGTCGACCAACAGCAGACACATTCTTGACTAGAGACTGCTGTCAATACTGATATTCCTTGCGCACTCCATGTCTTTATTATGGAGGATATATCCGACGCCCCTCATTTGACCGAATTTGCCAATTTCACTCCAAACGGACCGCTTTTCGGCTCAAGCCCTTCAGCCGACGGACCAGCCCCCATCAATGGGACAAAAACGGCTTCCGACGAAGATTCACCACATCGCGAGGAAGAAAGGCGACTGAGCGACGATGCTCATATGCCTGTTCAGGACTGTGGGTACAACTCATCGGAATCCTCAACGCAACACTCCACGAGCGACACATCTAGTCATGAcatggacgatgacgactTAGCTCCATCAGACTCGCGTGCATCCAGTcgctcttcaatctcctctaTCCCCGATTCGGTGCTGATCCACCCCCCAAGCGAGCTGAAATCTGCGATCGGCTGCGGTACAGATGAGCGAATCCGCCACTCCTGGATCAATCAAAATAGCCCCGGTCATGGCAGGATGGAGGCACAGTTCAAGTCTATACAAACAATCAGGCAACGGGAGGCTGCTTTCCGGAAGCCCAGTTCTGTGCGCGCAATGCAGATGCAtacggaggatgaggatgatgacgagttCCTGACTCCGCCCAAGCGGAGGGGTGGACATCGGATGTCGGATATCTCAATTCGTTCAGCGGGGTCGTCTCCGCTTAAGAGATCGCCTTATTACTCGCCTACCGGATCTACAGGGAGGCAGAAAGTTAAGAAGGAGTATCCGCTTGTTTTGCTTCACTGCACCTTGCTTCCTCCTTCGCTGCCTGTGCCAGGTTTGATTGGGTACCCGGACCAGAAGATACTGAAAGAGGTGCTGCCTCCAGAGtactggaggagatggaagttgctggaggagaaagtTGGTTCCAGCGTGGTTCGTGACCGGGGTGTGCTTATCTCTCACCCGGAGGATATGTATGATCTGCTTGAGGAACGATTGCTGGAAAGCTTGGAACTCCAGCGTCCACGGCTCCATCATGGTCACTTTTTGGGACATGAGGACACGGAATCGGACAAGGGTGACCAGTCGGCCACGGAGGATAGTGCCACTGATGGtgagcaaggagaagagTGCCCTGATTGTGGAGGCCGATTTCCAAGGCACGATTCGAGCAGGAAGTGGGAGATCAAGGTTTTCGCCGCGAATGGGCTGATGAGAGCTGGTGCCTGGGCTGCAGCttggaaggagatggaaaaggTGGATGTCGAAGTCGGCCTTTGGCTGCCGTCTGAGATTAGGAGGGAGCTGGAAAAGCGACTTTTGGACAATGATCGCCCTAGCACTGACCCTAGGCTACAGGTGCCGCAACTCAGGGAGCCAGCCACCAGCATCACCCCAGAGCTGTATGATCAACCATTGCGCACGAATACACCTACCCCATTGATTCACGAACCAAGTTTATTTGTTCCTGACGAGGCTGCCCGCCCCTCATCTCCTGCACCAGCAATTACAACGCCAGCGAAGGCTACAGGCATGCCACCCCCAACGTATTCTCCGAGGTCAGTGGAAGAAATCGACCTGCATACGCTGCTCATCAACTACATCCGGGTCTTGGCTAGTGACCGTCGCAACGTGACAATTGTCCTTTTGAGTGTGCTGGTGGTATACCTTGCCCTTGGAGTCAAACCTCATACCTCCTCTTCGCACCTTCGACCATTTCCCGGGGGTATGATTGAATCCATACCTGTGCTCTCATCTACCGTTTCACTGGAGCAACATCCGACTCCGAGCTGGACAAAACATCCGAGCTTTTCTACTGTACTCTCTTTAACGGCAGCAGAACCTGCCATGACTGTTGAGAATTCCATTCTTCAAAAAGAAACGGTGAGGGAGGAGACCAGCTCGAGAACCACACAGGCTACTCCTTCAGTGGCTTCTGAACCTGTTACGGTATCGTCCTCCAGCACTGCTGCTCCCACGCCTCAGGTTTCTGTACCAGTATCTTCCACAACGTCCTCTTCCATGAGTATCGCTAATTCGAAAAGTCCGGAAGCTAAATTGCAGGAGATGTTCCTATCTCCTGCAAATCTAGACCTGGTGATTGAGCGATCTGGACCCACGTGTCCGGCCTCGCCACTAGCAAAGGATGAGATAGAGACAATCGCGCCAACCGATTTGGAGGCTGACTTCTGAGATGATGACTGGTTGAATGATATGAAAGATAATTTGACAAGATAGTGATGATGGTATGACATGACGGGATTCGATAACAGCGATGCTTAAGAATATGTGGAGTTTAGTCCTTAATTGTTCTTCATTTGTCCCATTCCGAGCGTGCATTAAATGTTTGTTTGAGGTTGGAGCACAGGTTGTCAATCATTTGTCTGTTATCTTCATCATGTTAGAGTCAATGAAACGAATTCGATTCCATGGATAATCTTTGTTTCCGGCTGAACTGTAATAAAATAAATGTTTAATAAATTTCTTTTTAACCCTTTTTATAGtaatcttttttttttattacGGAGTGCTCATTCTATCGGTGAATTCAAAGAGCGAAACTATTTTTTAATTAGATTCAAGGTTCCTTAACCCTAATTTCTGAGAGAAAGGTAAAGTAAAGAACTCCCATAACTTATCTTGATTGTTGACAGAATGATCTTAACTAACTTTAGATTTAACTATAGTAACCTCATATATTTCTTGTAAAATCATTAGTAAAATATAGTAAGCTTAGGGCTATCCTTATATCTACTAAAAAGGAAGAGATAAATAATAAGCTTAAACTAAGGTTTGCGGGGGGCTTGTATGAGGTTTTGGACGCTGCGAGGGGGGTTGATTTGGTCTCGTAGTCGTTGTACTCATTCGCagtctactctgtagagcATGATGATAAATATGACTCAATTGCTCGAGTAGGCTAAGATAGAGCTAGTACTGAGGAGATGTTCGTAGTCTATTCTTAAGCTAACTttgtcaaggaggaggatccTCCCTTAATCTTGATTAATCCAGCTAGTTCATGTCTGGGACAATGTCCTCCTCCCTGGGACTATAATACTATAACAGTCCTCTAGCATAACAGTCTCATTGAAGGTTTTTAATCTTATGATCGCGTCGATGGAGGTCCCTAATCTAGTATAGTAAATCGTAATCCCTGAAAGGCTGTTGCTGAATCCGAACAAGCAGCTATTAAGCAGTATTAATGGTCTAGGGCTGCGGCTGTGATCCACCACACTTGCCATCAGTACGATAACGGCTAATATAAGCTGCAGGATGGAAGAAGTGATAGACATGCAATGATGCAGCTAATGTGAAAGGACCTGATTGTGGCTAGTATAAGAAGTGTAAGTTCCAAGCCAGTGTGTAAAGTATAATAGCACCCTAAGCAGTCATTAGGCAGAAAATTGTGTAATAAAGGAGGGTGTATATACTATCTTAATGAACGGTAAGACCGGCGCATTCACTATAATAGGCTTGCATATCTGTGCCAGAGTTTGCTGTAGTGATGACAGAAGAAACAGGACAGGGGGAATGATTAAGAAAAAGAGACTCTCAGAGTGAAGGTTGAAGTCAAATTGATCTTGGTAATATCACTAGGAGAACCCAATCCTACTGTACTATACCATGTCTTGACCTGTCATGTTTGATAAGGTACTCTTTTACTATGTAAGATTAGTGgagcagtacggagtagctctCAGCCTCACTTCTATCCTTCTGCCTTGTTTCGTAAGCTTAACCTATAACTGTTCAAGAAACTTAAACCTCTCTTGTCTAAAGTCGTAGAATTACTCATGATGGTGACCTTACCTCAGCTGCGGATTACATTAGGTACGGTACTTTACACATTCAATGCTTTGTTCTCCTTCTATTTGAGAGTCTCGCCCTTATCCACAGTGGACTGTTCAAATAATATCAAATCTACTCCATAGAGTCTTGGCACTAGCTCATTAGCAGCGCATTGTTCATCTCTTGGTTTCTTTCCAGTGCCAAGGTAAACTGTTTTGGTAAGGATGCGGGATAACTATCTTAGGTAGTTTAGCCCTATGGACTGCTTAGTCATTAAGTCACCGCCGTCCGTCGGAACCGCAAAAGTATCCATAGGATGACTCGCCATCACCACAACTCTATAGTCAAGCACAACTCTTTCCCTTTGTCTGCACTTCCATCAGAGAGCTTTCACACTTGACTTATAATAAGCGCTCAAAAtgggaggaaagaaaacCGGCGGCGAAAACTCCAAGAAAGCAGCCGGACAGGCTCGTGTATGTTTCGCAGCCCAACCCCGCCCCCGCCTTTTTTTCTGCCATCGCCACAAGCATGTTTTCTATATCAGGTTACGGAGTGTTGAGACTGACGATCCACGATATGATTACAGAAAGCCGAAGCCGCCGCAAACAAGAAGGCAGTCGAAGACGCCAAGCGAGCCGctgaggaggaaaaggagtgGCAGAAGGGCGCAAAGAGCAACTCGAAGAAGTGAGCGGCACCTCATCTTGTCTCTTTGATTCATTTTAATAGATAAGCCTCGGCGTACTAACCGTTATCTGCAAAAATATAGGGAAGACGCAGAAGCCAAGAGAGCCGAAGCCGCTCGCAGGAAGGCCGAGCGAgacgccctcctcgccgccgaAGAAGCCTCGCTACCCTCCAAGCCCAAAGGTGCCGGCGCCAAGCAAGCACAGAAGAAGACTCGTGGTTTGGATTTATCACAGCTGGACGATGAGCCCGCCAGCCGCAAGGCTGCTGCGCTCAACGCCTCGGGTATCGATAATGCGCTAGATGCGCTCTCCCTGACCGCCAAGGACTCGTCGAAGATCGACCGTCACCCGGAGCGCCGGTACAAAGCGGCGTATGCGGCGTATGAGGCGCGCCGGCTGCCAGAGATCGAAAAGGAGAACCCTGGGTTGCGGAGAAATCAGCGTGTGGAGCTCTGCAAGAAGGAGTTTGACAAGAGCGAGGAGAACCCGTTCAACCAGGTGCATGTGGCCTTTGACGCTACTCGGGAagaggttgctgctgctagGGAGGCCGAGAGAAGGAAGGTGGAGGCGAGACTGGCTAGTAGATAAGCTGGTCATCTTTTTCACATTCTTTCACTTTTCAAACCTTTTTCTGCTCCTGCGGCTTTTCGCCGAACGTCGTTGAGATGCGGGTATCTCTAGGATGCAGCTCTCAGCTTCACCACCTATACCCGGGCCTCGTACCCAAAGATGGATAGACCATGGATATAACATGTTGATTGTGGAAGCGGCGTGAGCTTGGACTGCAAATGGCATACTTTCATTATATGGGCGAGTCATGTCTTGAAATAGAGCGTCTTGCATATAATGTATCTTGATCACATTACCTTATCGGATAGATCTCGTGGCTTGATTTTGATGAAAACAAAATTGTGGGAGATATTTCGTTGACACAGAACTTCACATATTCGTGTGATTTCTTTGGGAAGGTGAAATCGCTGTCCCGCAGACGTGTCATAATGGTATCTCGTGGTAATCTAAATAACCAATACAGGGTAGGTGGAACTGGAGAACAATAGATCATAGCATCTTTATCCCATCACTGCTCGCACATCCCAAACATACAGGTTCTCATCCCACCCTACGCTCGCACACCATCCTTCACTGCCAAAAAGACACCAATCAACACCTGTAACAAACTCGGTATGCCGATTCATACGCCCCAGCTCCATGCCCATTACCGGGCCGCCGGGACCGCCACGCATGGGATCGGCATCCCCCATAGGTCCTGCAGTGGTCTGATCGCTCCATGCGCGACAGGTCATATCGTAGCTACCGCTAAGTAGTATATTGGAAAGGTGTGGCGACCAGGCCAGTTTCCGGACTGCGTATTCGTGTCCAGTCATCACCGCCTGAGGCCCCTGCTGTGGGGCCCGGATGTCGAAGGTCCGAATGGTTCGGTCGACTCCTGCGGTCGCTAAGATGGATGGTCGGTATTTGTTCCAATCATGGGTGAGAGCTTCAGCTGGAGCACATGCGGCAGGAGGAACACCGGCTTTACCAGGAATCGGCGATGCCGGTGCGGCGTGGATGGGAATCTGGAGGGTGAGGTGGTTAGATGCTGAAGCGGGTGTGCGAAGATCGAAGATGCGGACGTATGAGTCGGAGGTGACGCAGGAGAGTATATCGGGAGAATGAGGCGAAAATGCCGCCGAGTAGGTGCAGCTGTGTGTGGGGAGGGTGAGAAGAGAATGCGGCCGATGCGGCGACCAGACGCGGACGGTGCCGTCCCAACTGCTGGAGCAGAATGTGTCCTTGGCTACGAGATTCCAGTGGACACTGAAGACCTCGCGATTATGTTCTTTCCAATTCTGGACAGGGAAGTCTTCCAAATTGCAATCAAAGAGCTTAATGCTGCCATCGCCGGAGGCTGTGAGGATCTGATTCTCGTGGATTTCGGACCAGGCTAGATCGTAAAGAGAATCCTGTGTAGTAAACCTGATCACCTTGTCAATGTTGAGTTCCGGCTGTGAATAGTCGACAATGAGACATACCATTTGGCAGGTACGATGCCATTCGGCGTCAGCTCAAGGATGAAAAGCCGGCCATTTCCTACCAGTCCAAAATTGGCAGATGCGGCGACGGCCAACCGGTTGTCGAAGAATGGGGAGTACTTGACCGCACAGCCGTTGTAGCCCTCGGTGCGGAAATGAAGCATAGTGCAAAATACCGGGTATAGGGTCTGGAAAGAACAATTAAAATAAACCGAAGAAAGGACCGGTCATGAGGATATCATTATGATTGCAACAGAATACTGGAAGGGGTGAGGTTGAAGATTGCGGGGAGAATCGCATGCGAAGAACCGAGGTCTGGTGGGAAACTAATTTAGTGAGGAACAAGGCCAGATCTACAGATCCCACCATC
The DNA window shown above is from Aspergillus fumigatus Af293 chromosome 1, whole genome shotgun sequence and carries:
- the pex7 gene encoding putative peroxisome biosynthesis protein (Peroxine-7), translating into MLHFRTEGYNGCAVKYSPFFDNRLAVAASANFGLVGNGRLFILELTPNGIVPAKWFTTQDSLYDLAWSEIHENQILTASGDGSIKLFDCNLEDFPVQNWKEHNREVFSVHWNLVAKDTFCSSSWDGTVRVWSPHRPHSLLTLPTHSCTYSAAFSPHSPDILSCVTSDSYVRIFDLRTPASASNHLTLQIPIHAAPASPIPGKAGVPPAACAPAEALTHDWNKYRPSILATAGVDRTIRTFDIRAPQQGPQAVMTGHEYAVRKLAWSPHLSNILLSGSYDMTCRAWSDQTTAGPMGDADPMRGGPGGPVMGMELGRMNRHTEFVTGVDWCLFGSEGWCASVGWDENLYVWDVRAVMG
- a CDS encoding Zn(II)2Cys6 transcription factor, producing MSHSSPVKNGGSNVPPARQIRFVSSDGQPQPKRRRVNAACRTCRKRKIRCSGEQPVCKTCLDYKHVCLGYSEPLTHARTHSENASQTPGLTPLPSANERPNPRTVKSQSPDGPLQYDQSAGGGLDRKVDHTSSQDALVSREPPLSNIRESEHHTTGASPESSRTSLSSSHRTHVPYFRYFGPTAIVPGFKQMVVQVRGSRKSNTSLSSESLSPLRSPKSGNVGIGHIDSLIDNREFRDANTIPFYDRNDTLPVSNLVMHLCDLFFVHLGCSFPFLQRDRFLRDLKDKKVDTMLVDAVCALAARFSPHPLLGPPQAPSIDGSELETDVKNSDRGQAFAHRAMGALVDSLSCPTLSVVQACLLLAYEQFGSNHDSGLWMYLGIAIRMAQDLGMQKLQGLQHSYGRRGVTPSAVVSGRAGQLREEEYDQSNDAQVPLSPSAEMNHSEDHRAWEREKVDTFWSIFFLDRVISSGTGRPVTLRDEEIELCFPLQSESKLSNGWPAPFPPLIRIIHLYGRVTDLINGIQDANHVTAETLKRLAGMESDLTGIYQRLSPRLHFNAANFQAYVKAKEGTNFILLHFWFHTLIVLLHQPTLLNSFGGTIQHLYPNSRELSMSSAKTIADILSFSELVDGKSFIGNPFTSQPMYIAACAFLMESAYYSSPPSRSGSPPCQPLLNDQSSGFVMPNMDSSSERKSSAKHILLASAARENYQRCYKALKALETYWEGTRYILTVLDQKAKGIVDPLLYTEEEMENATETFPLPPSAASTYRQAKSPLSATVEPKKAASAANSSTQGRVSPRIDPGQAIGWALTGATNSSQPNLSLLYQMPASQANYDSNRPTYSSQYSHSYPHLPAQDSSSYPQSVETTRASGAAQSSSVSNGSAKYGSLVPPGRVAASDANLLLGLNTSYSNRADNTSNTQPNYTQGLTSSPSSQLQPQPSHFSYTVASAQSERHAGNSHIDLQSTHLQSNMGSNFGGVFIESQDVDVNALQQQEHFPFPFNGEILPYLEYLPQDVLHYFEEQQNYPLMSADENHTRPSE
- a CDS encoding DUF1014 domain protein — protein: MGGKKTGGENSKKAAGQARKAEAAANKKAVEDAKRAAEEEKEWQKGAKSNSKKEDAEAKRAEAARRKAERDALLAAEEASLPSKPKGAGAKQAQKKTRGLDLSQLDDEPASRKAAALNASGIDNALDALSLTAKDSSKIDRHPERRYKAAYAAYEARRLPEIEKENPGLRRNQRVELCKKEFDKSEENPFNQVHVAFDATREEVAAAREAERRKVEARLASR